The DNA segment CCGAGAAGGACAAGGAGCCGCTGAGGGAGAAGGGCGTCGACGCGATCTTCGGACCGGGCACGCCGATGAAGGAGACGATCGAGTTCGTCCGCGAGAACGCTCCCGAACGATGAGCACGGGCGAGAGCGAGAACGACCTAGTCACGCAGCTGCTGGCCGGCAAACACCGGGCGCTGGCGCGCACGATCACGAAGATCGAGAACCGCGCGCCGGGCTATCGCGACCTCGTCGCGGGACTCCACGAGCACACCGGCGACGCGGAGGTGATCGGCATCACCGGCAGCCCCGGCGCGGGCAAGTCGACGCTCGTCGATAAGCTCGCGCTCAGCTACAGGGAAGAGGGGCTCACGGTGGGCGTGATCGCGGTCGACCCCTCCTCGCCGTACACGGGCGGCGCGGTGCTCGGCGACCGCATCCGGATGGCCTCGACCACCGGCGACATGGACACGTTCGTGCGTTCGATGGGCGCGCGCGGGCAGTTAGGGGGACTGTCGACGGCGACCGGTGACGCGATCAAGGCGTTCGACGCCTTCGGGATGGACCGGATCATCGTCGAGACCGTCGGCGCCGGACAGAACGAGGTCGACATCGTCCGTACCGCCGACACGGTCGCGGTGCTCGTCCAGCCCGAGAGCGGCGACGACATCCAGATGCTGAAGGCGGGCATCCTCGAGATCGGCGACGTCTTCGTCGTCAACAAGGCCGACATGGCCGGCGCCGATCGAACCGTGAAACAGCTCTCGGAGATGCTCGAGGGCCGCAACGACGGGGACGACGGCTGGAAGCCGGAGATCGTCGAGACCGTCGCGACGAGCGGCGAGGGGATCGACGACCTCCTGGAGACGTTCGCGGCCCACCGCGAGTACCTGGAGTCGTCGGGGGCGCTCGAGGAGAAGGCGCGCGCACGATACGCCGAGGAGGTTCGGACGCTACTGCGCGAGGACGCCGGCCACCTGCTCGAGGACGAACTCGAGCGTCGGGGCGGCATCGAGTCGGTGGTCGACCGAATCGCCGCCCGCGAGATCGACCCGTACACGGTCGCCGACGAGATCGTGACGCCGCTCGAACGCTGTCTCGACGCGCGCGAGGAGACGCCGCCACATCGGTAACAGGCGTTACCGGATAAACTATCGACCCCGTAGGGAAGCTGCCCAAAAATATCGTACTGAATGCAGAGGCTGTGTTCAGTACCCGGGGGATCACTCTTTGAAGTCTGCTTGTAGATCCTCGTTTCTGAGTTCCATTACTTCATTAATCAAATCCTCACATGGATTGTAGAGATCGTCCTTCAATTCCGCCATCGTTTCTGATACCTCATCATCCATGCTTCGAAGGTTTTCGTCCGCGAGAATACCACAATATAGGGATATAGCGCCTGCATTATCGGATATTCCAACTTCTCCTTCGTCTCGTTTTCCGATCAAATTGAATATAAGAGGCGGTCTGTTGGCTAGATGCTTCATCACCCTTGAGCCGTATTCGTCCAGATCATTCCCTGGA comes from the Halalkalicoccus sp. CG83 genome and includes:
- the meaB gene encoding methylmalonyl Co-A mutase-associated GTPase MeaB; its protein translation is MSTGESENDLVTQLLAGKHRALARTITKIENRAPGYRDLVAGLHEHTGDAEVIGITGSPGAGKSTLVDKLALSYREEGLTVGVIAVDPSSPYTGGAVLGDRIRMASTTGDMDTFVRSMGARGQLGGLSTATGDAIKAFDAFGMDRIIVETVGAGQNEVDIVRTADTVAVLVQPESGDDIQMLKAGILEIGDVFVVNKADMAGADRTVKQLSEMLEGRNDGDDGWKPEIVETVATSGEGIDDLLETFAAHREYLESSGALEEKARARYAEEVRTLLREDAGHLLEDELERRGGIESVVDRIAAREIDPYTVADEIVTPLERCLDAREETPPHR